In Leptospira licerasiae serovar Varillal str. VAR 010, the sequence GACGATGTAAAAACAGGGATGGAATATTTGATACGAAAAACTTCCGAGAATGGGATCCAGTTCAAGATCCTAAGAGGTTTTGAGAGTATTCTGTTATTTTAATATAATAGTTCATAGAGATCAAGACGGATAGGGCTATATGGAAGAAGAGGACACGATGGAAAAAGTTTTAGAATATTTGGAACCTTTCGGTCCCGACCTAAAAAACGGATTAAGCAATCATGCTCCTATGGCCTGCGAGGCATTGCTAACCATGGGCAAAAAGGAAAGTCTGTTTCCTTGGTTGGAAAGATACGGAAACCAGTTCCTAGAAAAAAAGAAACCTAGAAACAAAATTTATAGCGGTGATTGGAAAGACTTTTTAGGAATGCCGGACACTTATCCTGAGTGGGAGAATTTTTTTAATACAGAGCTGGAAGTAGGCCCCTGGCAAAAAACTATTTCCGAATGGGCGGTTAAACTTGCTCCAGGGATTTGTGCAGATGCTACTCATGGAGTGATCCGCACGGGACACGCAGCCAGAAGTTTATCCAGAAAAGAAACTAAACGTAGGAAGAGAGAGCTTGCATCCGGTTTAGCGGTTTGGGCATCTTCATATTTAGAATTGCCTACTTCTTTCGATTCGTTGCTGGGTTTACAGCCGGAAGATGCGATTCGAAAAGTGGACTTTGTACCGGAAGAATCTAAAAATTTTTCAGGCACAATTGTTTCTTCTCTGCAAGGATTAGGAGATTATGAGAATTTTTCACCTGTGATCGGATATCTAAACGTTTCTAATCAGCCGGAGGAAACTATCTCGGGTCTTTCGGAAGGATTTTCCAGAGTAGTGCTGAATAATGTGGAAGATAATCTATCTGCGATCGTTTTCATTCATTCCGTAACAAGTGTTTCCGCGCTCAGAAGTATATTGCCTTTTTTGAATGAGTATGAAAAAAAATCCATTTTGAGATATTCATGGCAGTCCGGAGCTGCACTGTTTTCCGCATTCGGTAAAAAGTTAAATTTGGAACTTCCTCAAAGAATAGAAAATGAATCTAGAGAGGAAATGATAGAAAAGGCGATAGAACACGGAGACGAACACGCGATCAAATTTACCGAAGTTTGTTTGAAGGAGTTTGAATTTAATCCTTCTCCCGCATATTATGCTGCGGCTAATTTAGCTCGAAAATTTTTAGAACCCCTGTCTTAATAAAGCATAGTTCTGAAAGTCAAATTTACTCTGGGTTGTTTTACCGATTTGGTTTTAGGCAAACTATGGAGCCAGGATTCTTGCGCTTCTTTCATGACCAATAAACTTCCATGCTCTAATATCAAACAAATCCGTTCTTTAGTGGATTTATGTTTGAAGTAGAATTTTCTTTCTGCTCCGAATGATAAGGAAGCGATTGTGGAATTTTTTCCCAAAGCTTTTTCGTCGTCGCTATGCCAAGCCATTCCTTCTTCTCCATTATTGTATAAATTGAGTAAGCAAGAATTGAATTTGGTTTTAGTAATTTCTTCCGTTAAAATTTTTAATTCGGAAAGTTCTTTTGTCCAAGGCAGCGCTTTTTTCGTCGTATTTGAATAAGTGTATTGGTAATCCGAATCTCCGAACCAGGCTACCATCCTTTTGGTTACGATATGTTTCCCGAAAATAATTGCCTCGTCGTTTTTCCAGGGAATATCTCTTAAAAGCAGATCTAAATAATCGTCAGCAGAACTATCGGAAATAATCGGCCCGAAATATTGTACGATCCCATCGTAAGGTAAATAATTTCGGTCAGTTTTTTGTCGGAATAAATTCATAGATCGTTCCTATTGATCAGGTCCGTTTTGGCGGCTTCCCAACCGATCATGGCAACTTTACGAGAATTTCCCCAATGATATTCTCCGAATTCTCCCGAAGAACGGATGACTCTATGACAAGGGATCAGAAATGCCACAGGATTATTTCCGATCGCGGTACCTATGGCCCTGGTCGCTTTAGGGTTTCCCATTTGTTCACCGATATGTCCGTAAGTGGAAAGTTTTCCCATAGGGACTTTCAAAAGAGTTTCCCATACTTTGAGTTGGAAGTCTGTACCTTTCAGATGTAATTTTATTTTACTAAGTTGGCTCCAATCATGTGTAAATATGAATAAAGCGTTTTGCTGGATCATATCCACAGTTTGGTTATAAGTAGCATTTGGAAAAATAGACTTTAGATCTTGGAATACCTTCTTTTCACTTTCGAAAAAAGAAATATAACAAATTCCTTTTGGAGTGGAAGCCACAAGTAATTTTCCAAAAGGACATTCCGCATAACTATAGTTAATCGAAAGATCCTTTCCTCCGTTTTTATATTCTCCGGGAGTCATTCCTTCGATATTAATAAACAGATCGTGAAGCCTTCCCGTACCTGAAAGTCCGGAATCCAAGGCGATGTCCAACAATGAGGAGCCAGTCTCTTTTAACAGACTTTTTGCATATTCTAAAGTTGTGTATTGTAAGAACTTCTTCGGACTTACTCCTGCCCAGTCTGTGAACATTCTCTGGAAATGATGAGGGCTAAGTTTTAATTTGCCTGCGACATCCTCAAGGCTAGGTTGCGTTTTAAAGTTTTTACGAAGATAAAAGATCGCATCAGCGATCCTATCGAAGTCCGTGTTTTGTTGTCCTTTCATGGTATAGGAGTATAAGAAGAATGTCCGGATATAGAAACCCGATACTTGCTATTTTTACAGTAAAAAAGTTTCAACCCGGATCTTATGGACATAAAAATAAAGGTATGTCCATTTTTCTGGAGATCCTGAACGCGGAATTCATTAATCCCACGTGACTGTAGGCTTGGGGAAAATTTCCCCATTGAGACCCGTTTGCCGGATCCACGTCTTCCGAAAAAAGCCCCAGATGATTGGTATAATTCAGAAGATTTAAAAAATATTCTTTAGCCTCTTCCAACCTTCCCACGCAGGCTAATGCATCCACATACCAGAACGCGCAAACAAGAAAAGCCGTTTTAGGAGCTCCGAAATCGTCGTTATGTTTATAACGAAAAAATAATCCTTCTTTAGTTTTTAATTCCGATTCCAGAACGGCCAAGTGTCGATTCGCTTTTTCCGGATCTTCTTTCAGATAACCCAAGCTAATTAGTTGTAATAAACTGGCATCCAAATGTTCAGAGCCTTCCGCTTGCGTATAAACACCTCTTTTTTTATCGTAACATGCTTCGATATTTAGAGCGGATCTTTCCTTTAAGAAAACTGCTAAATCGCATATTTCCCGGTCGTTTAATTTTTCTCCGATCTTTTCCGCCGCTGAGCTTCCCGCCCAATGGAATAAAAAAGTATAACAATGTTTCTGCTGGAGGTTCCTGAATTCCCATAATCCTGCATCCGGTTCATCCATCGTTCTTTCGATATGTTTAAGAAGATTTAATATGGACTCTCCGGAGGAAGATTTACTTTTTTTATGAAATCTTGCGTCCAGATATAAAGGCATAATAGAAAGTAGGATCTGTCCATAAACATCGTTTTGAATATGGGTGAATGCTTGATTGCCTATACGAACCGGTTTATTCCCGAGATAACCGTCTAGATCTAAGATCTTCTCCTCCAGAATTTCCTCTCCTAAAATAGAAAATAATGGTTGTATTCTTTCTCTTTTAGTCGAGGCGATATTCTCCAAAAAATGAGAGTAATGCTCCATCTCCTCAAAATGTCCAATGCCGTTTAACGCACTCAAAGTATAGTAAGCGTCCCTGATCCAACAATACCTATAGTCCCAATTCCTACCACTAGATGGAGATTCGGGAAGACTTGTAGTTCCTGAGGCGATAATCGCTCCCGTATCCTGGAATTGGTGGAGTTTGAGAGCTAAAGCGGAGCGAATGACTGCTTCCTGCTGGAATTCCCCTATAGAACAGTGCTTTACCCAATTTCTCCAATATTCTCTGGTCCGATCCAATAAATCCTGGACCTTTCTTTCCGACGGATTTTCGAGATGATCTCCGTAACTTAGAACCAGATATTTTGTTTCGTTTAAAACAAACGAAGTATTTTGAAGAACATAATGGAGAGATATATTCGTTGTTAGGCGAAGATCGGATCCCAAACCTGAAAATAGGATATGGTTGCTTGCTATACTTGCCTTAGGCAGAAAACTACCGTAAGAGTCTCTCGGATCGCAAACGACATTTATTTTCGGAGAGTCTTCTATCGGCTCGATTTTCCGCAGGAATATTAAAGGTTTATAATGCATTTCTCCTTCGAAAAATCTTGGAGCGAAATCCGTAACTAAAAAAGTACCGTCATGACAAGTCACTTTAGTTCGGATGATATTCGTATTTTCCTCGTATTTTTGTTCGAAGATTGCGTCTCGATCTTCCGGAATGATACGAAAGGAGCCACCTTTGTCCCGATCTAAAAGAGATCCGAAAATAAAGGAAGAGTCGAACTTAGGCCAGCACAACCATTCTACTTCCGTATTCTTGGAGATATAAGCCAAAAAGGAACAATTCCCGATAATCCCGGAGGAATAAGTATGTTTATCCAAAATTTTCATCTCCCGGAATAGGTTTAACTAATGATTCGATTAAATTTAAGACCTGCTCGGAGGACCTGAGATAGTAACGCGCTTCCGTAGGACCGATCCCTACCTTTATAGAATACGTATACTTGGGAAGTTCACGGAACATATCCTCGTCGGTCCAATCGTCTCCCACTGCTAAGATAAAATCTGCGGAAATTTCAGCGGCGATCTGTTTAGAAGAAATTCCTTTATTAACTCCGGAACATTTTACTTCGATCACCTTATTTCCTTTTAGGACTTGTACATCTAAATTTCCCGTATAGTTGACTAGATCGTTCAAAAGTTCCCGGGACATAGGATCCGCTGTGTCGTTTTCCGCTCCGCGATAATGCCAAGCTAGGGAAAATTCTTTCTCTTCGATAAATGTTCCGGGAAGGCGTCTACAGTATTCCTCCAATATAGGATAAAGATCCGATTTCCAGCCGGAGGATAGTTCTCTGAATAATTTCCAATCCCCGTTTACTTTGTACCATACGCCATGTTCTGCGATAAAACTTAATCCAAGGCCAGAAAGAGTTTTATCCAGCCAATGCCTATCTCTTCCGCTGACTATACACACTGTATTTTGGGGATCCGAGGAAAGACGTAACAATAAATGTCTTAGTCTGAATTCCGGGATCGCTTCCGATGGGTTCTTCGCAAAAGGTACTAAGGTGCCGTCATAGTCTAAAAATAAAACCCTTTTGGATGAATTCTTGAATCTAGTCAGGATCTCACCTTGGATCTTGCCTTCGATAATTTTTGCTGAAAGGTCTTTGGCATTTTTTTTGGTTTCTTCCAAGCGGGTCAAAAAATCCGAAGCCCATTTTATCACGTCGTATTTACGGATACGTTCCACCATTGGAAGGTTCCGTGCAATTTGTTCTTCTAAAGAACTTGTGAGCGCTTCCAGGATTGCGTCACTTACGTCTTGGGGATTATTCGGATTGATGAGGATCGCTTCTCCTAATTCTTTTGCGGCTCCTGTCATTTCGGATAAAACAAGTACGCCGGAAAGATCTGGTCTAGAGGCGAGAAATTCCTTTGCGACCAAATTCATTCCGTCGCGGAGAGGTGTGACTAATGCTACATCTGAAATCCCGTAAAATGCGACCAACTCCTCGAAAGAAAAATATTTATAACGGTAAATGATCGGAGACCATTCCATAGTGGCGTAAAGACCGTTGATCCTGCCCACCATTCTCTCAATCGATTCTCTCATTTTACCGTATTCTTCCACTTCCGAGCGGGAAGGGACGATGATCATTAGCAGGACTACTTTTTCTTTCCATTCAGGATGTTCTTCCAGGAATAATTGGAATGCCTCCAACCTTTTTGCTATCCCCTTTGAATAATCCAGTCTATCTACAGTCAGTAAGAGTTCTTTATCTTTGATCCCTCTTCCTAATTCTTGTTTTAGAATTTCACAAGAATTCGTAAGAGAGAATTGCCTGAACTTTTCGAAATCGATCCCCATCGGAAAAGTTTCCACTTTAATGAATCTGTCTCCGTGGTTGATCAGTCCGAAATGATTATCTAATCCTAATATTCTAAGAACCGATCTTAAAAAATACTGGGTGTAGTCGTTTGTATGGAATCCGACCAAATCGCTTCCTAAAATCCCTAAAAGGAGTTCTTTTCTCCATGACATCGGTAAGAGCCTATAGACTTCGAAATGAGGAAACGGGATATGTAGAAAAAAACCGATCTTAATATCCGGAACGATCTCCCTGAGTAGGGAAGGTAAAAGAAAAAGATGATAATCGTGTATCCACACGGTATCTCCGGCTTCGTAGATCTGGAGGACTTTTTGTGCGAATCTTCGATTGATCTCTTTGTAAGACTGCCATTCTTCCTGGGAGTAATTCGTATAACTCGGAAAGTAATGGAATAAAGGCCAGATGGTGCGATTACAGAAACCGGAATAAAACTGTTTGATCTCTAATTCGGAAAGATAAACGGGGAAATACCCGAATCCTTGCTCGAGAGTTTTGTTTACTTCTTCTATCTTCGTTTCGGCAACGATGCTTCCAGGCCAACCTACCCAAACGAATTTATTCTCAGGTCCTAACTTTTCTAAAAAAGAAGAGACCCCTGTTGCAAGACCTCCCGCACTTTTTCGATAGGAGTATTTACCTTTACGAAGTGTAAGATTAACGGGGAGACGGTTCGATACGATGATTAGTTTGTTCTTTTGAAGTTTCATAGCTTCATTTGGAACTAATTCCCACCTTGAGAGCCATGAAGAACAAATTAATATTTCATAATATACTCAAGGTCAGTTCATTCGATTCGGGAATATAATACAGAATATTGCTTCGTTCGGAGCTTAACAGTACTTTTTTAAAAGAGATCCGAAAATGACACTATTCATTTGTCTGCGCGAAAACGGAGAGCATTCTCAGAGATGAACTCAGGAGAAGTAGAATCGAGCGAAAAATCGCACAAATGACTTGACTCTTTAGATTTACTGATTAAACAAATGTCACATATTGTGACATTTGAAAGAGAAGAAATGTGGGAACAAGAGAGCAGACCAGAGAACTTGTCTTAGAAGCCGCGGAATCCCTGTTTCTGGCCAAAGGGCTCCTGGATGTTTCCATGGAAGAAATCGCTGCCAAGGCGGCCTGTACTAGGCGAAATCTGTATCGTTATTTCGATACGAAAGAATCGCTGAGTATCGAGGTTCTCAGAAAACTTTTAGCTCCTTGGAACAATTTCCAGCTCCAAACGTTTGAACAACTTAGAAGTTCCAATCTTTCAGGAAGGGAAGAGCTAGTTTCCTTTCTCAAAACTCTGGCGAAATATTTAGAAACTCATAAACCAATGCTTCGCTTTACTGCGGAGTTCGATTTTGTATTCAGAGAGCGTAGTTCTTTTCAATTGGATGTTTCTTCCGAAGAATCTTTATTCGCAGAGTTCTTATTCACTGAAAAACTTATTACAAAAATTTTAGAAAGGGGGGAAGCGGATGGAAGTCTCAGAGTCCCTTCTTCCTTAGCGATACTAGTTCCTACGATCACCACAGTTCTTTGGGGACTCGGACAGAGAGTGTCTCTTAGAGAAACTTTGATCCCAAGCGAATTTGGAGTGAATGGAATGGAACTAGTACAAACACAAATTGATCTATTGGTGCTTGCTCTAGAAACGAAATAAGGTCACTGAGAATAGAAGGAGAATTAACATGTCTAAAAGTTTCGAACTTCCTAAGGATTTTTTATTGGGTTCTGCAACTGCAGCGACTCAGATAGAGGGTGGAGACATCTACAATAATTGGTATGCATGGTCTCTTATCGGAAAAGTCGGAAATGGAGAATCTTCCATTACTGGAGCGGATCATTACCGCAGATACGTGGAAGATATAGAACTTCTTTCTCAGCTTCACCAAGAATGTTATCGTATGAGTATTGAGTGGAGTCGTATTGAACCGAAACAAGGAGAATGGTCTGCAGAAGGAGTGGAACATTATCGTGACGAATTCAAAAGACTTATCAAAGCAGGGATCAAACCTCTCGTAACTCTTCATCATTTTTCTTGCCCTCAATGGTTCCAGGAAAAAGGGGGATGGCTTTCTGAAAATGCAGTAGAGGACTTTATTCGATTCACGGATTTCTCCGTCAAAAGTTTCGGTGATCTGGTTTCAGAATGGTGCACCATTAATGAACCGAACGTATTCGCAAACGATAGCTATATGGATGGAAAATATCCGCCCGGAAGCCACGGAGATATAGCAGCCTATATGAAGGTTACTAAACGTCTAGTGATCGCACATTTGAGATCATACAAACTCATTCACAAGATCCGTAAAGAAAAAGGTTTTGCAGGAGAAACAAAAGTAGGTTTTGCTCATCATCTAGCTATATTCGAACCTTTTAATTCTCATCCGCTCGCTAAGCTCGGCCGTTTCTTGAGTGATTATCTATTTCACGAAATTCAAATGAAAGGTTTTGTAGAAGGTAAACTTTGTTTTCCTATTGGATTCGGATACCCGGAAGGAAAAGGTATCTTTTGCGATTTTATAGGGATCAATTATTATTCCAGACATCTATTCAAGGCAAGTTATAATCCTGGAAATCTATTCGCAACTCCAATGGTGGACCCTAAAATTGGAAACGCGGAGAAGAATGATCTCGGCTGGGAAATTTATCCGGAAGGTCTTTACAAAGTTTGTCACCGTGCTTGGGATAGATACAAACTTCCGATATATATCACGGAGAATGGTATCCCGGATGAGAAAGACGAAAAGAGAGAAAAATATATAGTAGACCATCTTTATCAGATCAAACTACTTCTGGATGAAGGCGTAAAAGTAGAGCGCTATTATCATTGGTCCTTTTTGGATAATTTAGAATGGAACGACGGTTACGGTCCTCGATTCGGTCTGGTAGAAGTGGATTATACTACTATGAAAAGGAAACCACGCCTAAGCGCTCTTCGTTATGCGGAGATTTGTAGGACCAAGAGGATCGAAAATAGATCTATCTGATTGAATTTCGTTTTGCAGTCGAGATCGATTGCAGATAATTCTTCATCATGTTCAGAAAGTGACCGCATAATTTTCGGTCACCCGATCCTTTTAAGAAGCCGTAGACTCCTTCATGGAACATCACGATAAAGGAAGCGGCTTCCTGCGTATTAATATTCTCCAGGATCAGTCCGTTCTCTTTCGCTCGTACCAATTCTTTTTCTAATTCTTGTATCCAAAGTTGAAGAGCCGATTTCAGCCGAGTCTGAAATCCTTTGTCCACAGGCGACATCTCCTGCATGAAATTATTTAAAGGGCACCCATAACGGATTAGATCGGGCTTAATATCGCAGATATGTTTTTGCATCAGGTCCAGTATCCCTTGCAATGGATCATCGTAATCCTGGAGAGGGCGGATCCAACGATTTAGGATCAGAGGCCGGATAACTTCTTCTACCACCGCATAACCTAAAATGAACTTGGTAGGAAATTGATGGTAAAATGCTCCCTTGCTCAGATCCGTTTCCTTTACTAGGTCGTCCATGCTTGTGGCCTGAAAACCCGATTGAAAGAACTTCTGAAAGGCAGTGTATAAGATCTTCTCTCTGGTTTTCTGCAGATCTCTGGTTTTTGGTGATTCTTTAACTGCCTTTTTTTTCATTTGTTTCAAACGTAATCTCTCCTACTAACTAAGCTATTTTCCCGAATTCGGCAACAAAAAAGGACTCACGAAAAAATTTTTCTTGTAACATACTAATTGGTATGTTAATGAAGTGCATCCGCTTGCAAAATAGTATGCGGCGGAAAAATCTATTGGATAATAATATGTTACCGATCAATTTAATTTCAGTGTTGTTGGCCACCCTTGCCGCTATGGTTTTAGGTTTTCTTTTGCACGGACCCATCCTCGGCAAAGTTTGGATGAGGCTCGCGAATATCGTACCCACAGGAAATGAAAAGTTCTCCGATATGCTCCCGAATCTATTTTGGAACTTAGTCGCAAACTTTGTGACCGCTTACGTGATAGCAGTCATTTATTTGTTCGCCATGCCTTCTCCTTATTTAGCAGGAGAGGGCATTTGGAGAGGAGTGGTGTGTGCACTTTGGCTTTGGATCGGTTTTGTAGTAACTTCCAGTTCTATGGAAGTGATCTGGATGGGAAGAAAACTCGGTCTTTGGTTATTCGAATGTGGATGCTCTTTCCTTGTAATGTCCGTCATGGGTGCGATCATCGCAGGCTATTAAAAATATCTGAGTAGTCTGTCTGACTTATATCCACATGAGCTTTGAGAATTGACTTACATGTTCATCGACGAACGAATGGACTTTCGATCGGCCGATAATGAATCTACCATTTTTAAATCCAGGGATATTTGCGCATATCGATGCGGGTAAAACCACACTCTTAGAAAGGATCTTATTCGAGACCGGCAAAATTTCAGCGCCGGGAAGAATAGAGGAAGGTACCACCGAATCCGACTATCTTCCCGAGGAGATAGAAAGAGGGATCTCTATCCAATCTACGGTTGCAAGGATCCCATATCCCAATCCTGAAAAGCCTAGGGTCATTCTACAATTCGTGGATAATCCTGGGCATTTGGATTTTCAATCCCAGGCAAATGCCTCTTTGCTTGTTTCCGATTTCGGCTTAGTTCTCATCGATTCCTTTGAAGGATTAAAGTCCCAAACCTTCCAGAATGTGGAAGCGTTAAGAAAGTCACAAAAACCAATATTATTTTTTCTAAATAAACTGGATCGTCCTGGTGCGGATATACTTTCCCCTCTAGTGGACTTGGAAGTTGCGTTAGGGAAAGAACCGGTCCTTCTATTCAAGGAAGACGGGTCCATTCCGGTGCTAAGTGGAGAAGGAAAGGAGTCTGAGTTTCTAGCGCTCATCGAATGGGATCATGGACTTTCGGAAGAATATCTCAAGGATCATAAACTTCTTCCTAAGCTTGCACTTAAAGGGTTGGTAAAAGGATTTTGGGAAGGCAAAATTTTCCCTGTGCTCGGGGGTTCCGCACTCCAAGGTCTCGGAGTAAAAGAACTACTTTCTTTTTTGGAGGTCCTCTCTCAGGGGAAGCCTGCGATAGCTTCTTCCCAAGAACAAATTGGAGTAGCTTTCAAAAGAGAGATCCATCCTGAACTAGGGAAACTTCTT encodes:
- a CDS encoding alpha-ketoglutarate-dependent dioxygenase AlkB family protein, which translates into the protein MNLFRQKTDRNYLPYDGIVQYFGPIISDSSADDYLDLLLRDIPWKNDEAIIFGKHIVTKRMVAWFGDSDYQYTYSNTTKKALPWTKELSELKILTEEITKTKFNSCLLNLYNNGEEGMAWHSDDEKALGKNSTIASLSFGAERKFYFKHKSTKERICLILEHGSLLVMKEAQESWLHSLPKTKSVKQPRVNLTFRTMLY
- a CDS encoding questin oxidase family protein; this translates as MEEEDTMEKVLEYLEPFGPDLKNGLSNHAPMACEALLTMGKKESLFPWLERYGNQFLEKKKPRNKIYSGDWKDFLGMPDTYPEWENFFNTELEVGPWQKTISEWAVKLAPGICADATHGVIRTGHAARSLSRKETKRRKRELASGLAVWASSYLELPTSFDSLLGLQPEDAIRKVDFVPEESKNFSGTIVSSLQGLGDYENFSPVIGYLNVSNQPEETISGLSEGFSRVVLNNVEDNLSAIVFIHSVTSVSALRSILPFLNEYEKKSILRYSWQSGAALFSAFGKKLNLELPQRIENESREEMIEKAIEHGDEHAIKFTEVCLKEFEFNPSPAYYAAANLARKFLEPLS
- a CDS encoding bifunctional helix-turn-helix domain-containing protein/methylated-DNA--[protein]-cysteine S-methyltransferase encodes the protein MKGQQNTDFDRIADAIFYLRKNFKTQPSLEDVAGKLKLSPHHFQRMFTDWAGVSPKKFLQYTTLEYAKSLLKETGSSLLDIALDSGLSGTGRLHDLFINIEGMTPGEYKNGGKDLSINYSYAECPFGKLLVASTPKGICYISFFESEKKVFQDLKSIFPNATYNQTVDMIQQNALFIFTHDWSQLSKIKLHLKGTDFQLKVWETLLKVPMGKLSTYGHIGEQMGNPKATRAIGTAIGNNPVAFLIPCHRVIRSSGEFGEYHWGNSRKVAMIGWEAAKTDLINRNDL
- a CDS encoding DUF1761 domain-containing protein; this translates as MLPINLISVLLATLAAMVLGFLLHGPILGKVWMRLANIVPTGNEKFSDMLPNLFWNLVANFVTAYVIAVIYLFAMPSPYLAGEGIWRGVVCALWLWIGFVVTSSSMEVIWMGRKLGLWLFECGCSFLVMSVMGAIIAGY
- a CDS encoding glycoside hydrolase family 15 protein; this encodes MKILDKHTYSSGIIGNCSFLAYISKNTEVEWLCWPKFDSSFIFGSLLDRDKGGSFRIIPEDRDAIFEQKYEENTNIIRTKVTCHDGTFLVTDFAPRFFEGEMHYKPLIFLRKIEPIEDSPKINVVCDPRDSYGSFLPKASIASNHILFSGLGSDLRLTTNISLHYVLQNTSFVLNETKYLVLSYGDHLENPSERKVQDLLDRTREYWRNWVKHCSIGEFQQEAVIRSALALKLHQFQDTGAIIASGTTSLPESPSSGRNWDYRYCWIRDAYYTLSALNGIGHFEEMEHYSHFLENIASTKRERIQPLFSILGEEILEEKILDLDGYLGNKPVRIGNQAFTHIQNDVYGQILLSIMPLYLDARFHKKSKSSSGESILNLLKHIERTMDEPDAGLWEFRNLQQKHCYTFLFHWAGSSAAEKIGEKLNDREICDLAVFLKERSALNIEACYDKKRGVYTQAEGSEHLDASLLQLISLGYLKEDPEKANRHLAVLESELKTKEGLFFRYKHNDDFGAPKTAFLVCAFWYVDALACVGRLEEAKEYFLNLLNYTNHLGLFSEDVDPANGSQWGNFPQAYSHVGLMNSAFRISRKMDIPLFLCP
- a CDS encoding glycoside hydrolase family 1 protein, which produces MSKSFELPKDFLLGSATAATQIEGGDIYNNWYAWSLIGKVGNGESSITGADHYRRYVEDIELLSQLHQECYRMSIEWSRIEPKQGEWSAEGVEHYRDEFKRLIKAGIKPLVTLHHFSCPQWFQEKGGWLSENAVEDFIRFTDFSVKSFGDLVSEWCTINEPNVFANDSYMDGKYPPGSHGDIAAYMKVTKRLVIAHLRSYKLIHKIRKEKGFAGETKVGFAHHLAIFEPFNSHPLAKLGRFLSDYLFHEIQMKGFVEGKLCFPIGFGYPEGKGIFCDFIGINYYSRHLFKASYNPGNLFATPMVDPKIGNAEKNDLGWEIYPEGLYKVCHRAWDRYKLPIYITENGIPDEKDEKREKYIVDHLYQIKLLLDEGVKVERYYHWSFLDNLEWNDGYGPRFGLVEVDYTTMKRKPRLSALRYAEICRTKRIENRSI
- a CDS encoding bifunctional alpha,alpha-trehalose-phosphate synthase (UDP-forming)/trehalose-phosphatase, whose product is MKLQKNKLIIVSNRLPVNLTLRKGKYSYRKSAGGLATGVSSFLEKLGPENKFVWVGWPGSIVAETKIEEVNKTLEQGFGYFPVYLSELEIKQFYSGFCNRTIWPLFHYFPSYTNYSQEEWQSYKEINRRFAQKVLQIYEAGDTVWIHDYHLFLLPSLLREIVPDIKIGFFLHIPFPHFEVYRLLPMSWRKELLLGILGSDLVGFHTNDYTQYFLRSVLRILGLDNHFGLINHGDRFIKVETFPMGIDFEKFRQFSLTNSCEILKQELGRGIKDKELLLTVDRLDYSKGIAKRLEAFQLFLEEHPEWKEKVVLLMIIVPSRSEVEEYGKMRESIERMVGRINGLYATMEWSPIIYRYKYFSFEELVAFYGISDVALVTPLRDGMNLVAKEFLASRPDLSGVLVLSEMTGAAKELGEAILINPNNPQDVSDAILEALTSSLEEQIARNLPMVERIRKYDVIKWASDFLTRLEETKKNAKDLSAKIIEGKIQGEILTRFKNSSKRVLFLDYDGTLVPFAKNPSEAIPEFRLRHLLLRLSSDPQNTVCIVSGRDRHWLDKTLSGLGLSFIAEHGVWYKVNGDWKLFRELSSGWKSDLYPILEEYCRRLPGTFIEEKEFSLAWHYRGAENDTADPMSRELLNDLVNYTGNLDVQVLKGNKVIEVKCSGVNKGISSKQIAAEISADFILAVGDDWTDEDMFRELPKYTYSIKVGIGPTEARYYLRSSEQVLNLIESLVKPIPGDENFG
- a CDS encoding TetR/AcrR family transcriptional regulator — translated: MKKKAVKESPKTRDLQKTREKILYTAFQKFFQSGFQATSMDDLVKETDLSKGAFYHQFPTKFILGYAVVEEVIRPLILNRWIRPLQDYDDPLQGILDLMQKHICDIKPDLIRYGCPLNNFMQEMSPVDKGFQTRLKSALQLWIQELEKELVRAKENGLILENINTQEAASFIVMFHEGVYGFLKGSGDRKLCGHFLNMMKNYLQSISTAKRNSIR
- a CDS encoding TetR/AcrR family transcriptional regulator, with the translated sequence MGTREQTRELVLEAAESLFLAKGLLDVSMEEIAAKAACTRRNLYRYFDTKESLSIEVLRKLLAPWNNFQLQTFEQLRSSNLSGREELVSFLKTLAKYLETHKPMLRFTAEFDFVFRERSSFQLDVSSEESLFAEFLFTEKLITKILERGEADGSLRVPSSLAILVPTITTVLWGLGQRVSLRETLIPSEFGVNGMELVQTQIDLLVLALETK